TTGCTCCCAACAACGATGTGGGTCTGGACGGCATGGTCATCAACCTGGCTAGTCTCTTGGCAGGTACGACTACAAACCCATTTGGAAATGGCTACTTTCAAGGACCAAAGGACGCGCCATTAGAGGCTGCATCGGCTTGTCCTGGTGTGTATGGCAAGGGGGCTTACCCTGGCTATGCTGGGGACCTCTTGGTTGACCCAACAACAGGTGCGAGCTATAATGCAAACGGTGGCAATGGAAGGAAATACTTGCTTCCAGCTCTCTTTGACCCATCTACAAAATCTTGTTCAACTCTGGTCTGAGGGAAGATTATGAAACGTGCCTACACGTTATTGTATACAAAAAATGTCTTAGACAATAGAATCAGGAGATAGAtaaattctttgatttattgATTCATTTGTATTACGGTCAGATAATGAAATTCCAATATTCTTTTATAACCTATTCGTAAGCTTGtgattcttttaatttattgaagTTCACCATTAAAAAAAGAGCTAAGTGAATAGCATCGATACAACAAAATTAACAAGTCTGGGAAAAAATACGgttgatttataaaaaaatgttgtgtccAATGCACGTAGTTAACCACTTCTGCAAtggtaaaaaatgttgtgaaaaagtTGTGTATTATCATTACTATAAGgtagaataaaaagaaaatagtaataaattaaagttttcagcaaaaaaatcattaaaaaaaaaatttatgccaTGGGCCTTATAGTTCAATGGCATCATTAAGTTCTGCCACAGAGAGGACCTGGGTTAGAGTTCTCCTATTGATTGTAAGAGAGGGAGAAACCTTTTGGTTAAGTTGCCTTGCTAATGAATATTACTgtaaaagctaaaaataaagaagcaaTTGCATAGTTAATTTCATGATCGAAACTTACACATCCAGCATGCAGAATATATACTTTCATTCTCATTGGATAATTGTAGAACTATTTCTATAAAAcacataacttttttatttagacACAATCAGACACCAAAGCATAATTACAACCTGGAAACGTACAAAGATGATAGAACACTTAAGAAATTCAATGAATACAAGAAAATGCATTTTATTCTCCAACATTTCCCctaaattcattttctttacGACTCCAATAAGTTGTCTTAGATAACAGAATCTTTCCTTTGTAAGTGTCttgataattaataattatatcaaCTAGCTGCTAGTCTCTTTTCCCATTGATCTTTAAAAATCTTTCTTAGCCATACCGCTTGTGAAGTTGCTTTATCTGTAAATTTTGTCGCTATTTTTCCTTTCAGCAAATGCCATAATGAAGAGCAAAAAAGCATAGCCAGTTGTCAATTGTAATTTTCTTATCATCTAAAGATTGTGCCACTATGTTTTGTTTCATTGAAGTCCACGAGCAGATGCCTAAAttaacagagaaaaaaaatggtcattTGTACTTTTCATATCATCTAAAGATTGCGCCAATATGTTTTGTGACACACGTAAAGTCCATGAGCAAATGCCATAAATCAAAGGCAAAAACATAGCCACTATACACATATCATCTGAACATTCAATCCAATCAACTTCAGAATAATCAAATTAGTCCTAAACCTTCACCACCCCTATACAAGATCCCATAGTAAGTGTCCCCTGTATTttcttaacccaaaaaaaaaagtcccctGTAACTGTTAGCATCTCATAAATTTCTTCCAACTCTAAAATGATTCTGATTTGGTTTTTCGTTAATCGAGAAAGTAAATTGGCAACAAACAATGTTCAGTCTAATAGCCGTGAGATACATGAGCTTACCAACTGGAGTTCAATACTTTTTACAGCATTGGCTTTTTCCATACTATCTCATTCGCAACCAAAGGAGTAGAAACTAATTTGCACTTGACCatcaaaaatttattaagaataGTTTGCATATTTCatttgagaaattaaaatcttctAATTTTGTTTGAGATACTTCAATACCCAAAAAATGTAGTATCCGTAACTCACTTTGCATCTTGAAAGAAAGTCACCATTAAAATTAAGtcataaaaaaatactaaaacgcTAAGAACAAAGGCTTCTTTCTtccttgatttttctttctggcaaaacaaaaaaacaaaacaaaacaagtaacaACACCAACTTCACTTTagaataatcatcaacaaaCATAAAGTGAATAACTATATCTGCTGGTTGAGACAAGTTCACATGTTTTTCGAATATGTCAGCGTGAATAAATTCTAGTGGCTTATTTGCTCTCCACGAGCTCTGTTTTGAAAATGACCATCAAAGTGCTTTCTCATTATAAATTCACATGGCTCCAATGTGGTCTCTATTTCATGCAATCCATTAACCATTTCTTTCTGATTCAGTAGTTTCAGCACAAATCTATTaatcaagaaatatatattagcACAACAAAGATAAAGAAAGGAAACAATTATTCATTTGCCAATTTATAATTTCCCTTGATTACATAGCCATCTCCTAACCAGCTGATATCCACATTTGTTCGCCTCCCTGCCCTCCCCAAAGGTAAGCTTAATAAGTTAACCAGTGGCCCAAACCTCCTCAATATTTAAAGAGAACTAAAATTGAGACATTTGATTCTTAAGCCAATCCTTTGTAGGTATTCTTATCTCTTATTGTCTCTCCTTACTGATTTGGTTTGTATTTAATTGCTCAATGTTGATGATATTTACTAACAAATTTTACAGTTGCGACTATaatttgtgaatattttttaCCCGTGGAAGATTATATGAACTCACCCTTTTTCGTTGACCACTTACAGTAGCACAAGTAATTGATCAGCACAAGTAATTGATCTCATTAGAATTAGACTGAATTATACTGATAATTCTAGGATTAATGGGGGACGTGCATCagctaaaaaattttattaaaaagaggAACGAAAAGTGGTAGGAGACATACATCTGGCTTCACATGCACCATCAGAGGTTTTGCTGAGTACGCACTATCTGAGCCTGAGGTCAGTTTTATAAATTCCTTTCCTCGTATAAGTCAAGACAAGATGCACTCAATCTTGTCCCCTTACATCCTCATTCGGCTGTCTAAATTGTCCCTATTCCCCTTAGCTGTCCTATATCTGTAATGTTATTGACTCGAAAGTAGATTCGGTTGAAAGCGATACTTAGGAAAACTCAAcacaaattgattaaaaaaacacaacGCGTTATGTGATATCTCGCTGGCATCACACTGCCACTTTTCACTCCTTTCCTTGTAGTTTCTCACCCATACTTTGTGCACTATATATATCCGCTcgcaattcttcttcttcacactCACTCACATCTTCAGTCTTCACATCATATTCTCAGCttcttactttttcaattctcaattCCTCAATCTTTAGTAGTCAGTAAACACCTCAACTGAGATTACATCCTCAAATTTGTCATGGCCTCTTTAGTTTCCACACACCGGCTACTACAGCTAGTTCTAGTAATCTCTTTCTTCCAATTCAACTTAGCAGCAAGGAGACTTGCTGATTCAGCTGAAACCCAACAGCCTTTGCTCTTCCAATACCACAATGGTGCTCTTCTTTCTGGAAAAATCTCCATCAATCTCATCTGGTACGGCAAATTCAAGCCCACACAAAGAGCTATTATCTCAGATTTCATTGCCTCTCTTTCTACTTCCACACCCACAAAAGCCCAACCCTCTGTTGGCACCTGGTGGAAAACCACTGAGAAATATTACCACCTAATTAACTCCAAGAAGACCTCCAATCTTGTTCTCTCAATGGGTACCCAGATCATTGATGAGACTTACTCCTTAGGCAAATCACTCTCAAATCAGCAAACAGAACAGTTGGCATCAAAGGGTGCCCATAAAAATGCAATTAACGTGGTTTTGACATCAGATGACGTGGCAGTTGAAGGTTTCTGTATGAGCAAATGTGGTACCCATGGATCT
The sequence above is drawn from the Quercus lobata isolate SW786 chromosome 12, ValleyOak3.0 Primary Assembly, whole genome shotgun sequence genome and encodes:
- the LOC115970378 gene encoding protein EXORDIUM-like; the protein is MASLVSTHRLLQLVLVISFFQFNLAARRLADSAETQQPLLFQYHNGALLSGKISINLIWYGKFKPTQRAIISDFIASLSTSTPTKAQPSVGTWWKTTEKYYHLINSKKTSNLVLSMGTQIIDETYSLGKSLSNQQTEQLASKGAHKNAINVVLTSDDVAVEGFCMSKCGTHGSSKGASVQGKSYKFAYIWVGNSETQCPGQCAWPFHQPIYGPQSQPLVAPNNDVGLDGMVINLASLLAGTTTNTFGNGYFQGPKDAPLEAASACPGVYGKGAYPGYAGDLLVDPTSGASYNANGANGRKYLLPALFDPSTKSCSTLV